From Eriocheir sinensis breed Jianghai 21 chromosome 16, ASM2467909v1, whole genome shotgun sequence, a single genomic window includes:
- the LOC126999375 gene encoding DNA ligase 1-like, whose translation MDFDAWLNSALDAYDKGKALPGVQEEEEDEEEEEEEEEEDPQPSTSSRNDKEPAKKKRSRSKELKDENFEGPFTTPNSSERKNTKKRNGTKHTVPYHEDKATGNLRRHRRQKKTQDKPNPFKDFVEIKIKRAKTWSSSSEDSYVISDDESVDEGLLEGLDTDHDTDLQDTWAKSEWSEKRKGGEGTSGKGRKTKTQNEKPGNVEKGNRTCETIDLTTVSTQEEEEGMKKEEKGTSGKVKKTKNQTEKPGKRGKGNRACQTIDLTTISAQEEKGISGERKDRAGERKRIYNPNTMTERVKIPEWRRGEGEKEGELSDIFEYRFLGAKLEPTIGFIGYPEPKKKVDMRPIKIPSPTTRKRKWKEWLMEYKKEMEGTKGTGGGRTEGVDEIEEEEEEEV comes from the coding sequence ATGGACTTCGACGCCTGGCTAAACAGTGCTTTAGATGCTTATGACAAGGGGAAGGCGCTGCCGGgagtacaggaggaggaagaagacgaagaggaggaggaggaggaggaggaagaggatccaCAACCCTCCACCAGCAGCAGAAACGACAAAGAACCAGCGAAGAAGAAGAGGTCAAGGAGTAAGGAACTAAAGGATGAGAACTTCGAGGGACCTTTCACGACACCGAACTCGAGCGAacggaagaacacgaagaaaagaaacggGACAAAACACACCGTCCCTTATCACGAAGACAAAGCAACTGGCAACCTACGAAGAcacagaagacaaaagaagacccAAGACAAACCGAACCCTTTCAAGGACTTCGTGGAGATCAAAATAAAGCGGGCGAAGACGTGGAGTTCAAGCAGTGAGGACTCTTATGTTATCTCCGATGATGAGTCTGTGGATGAGGGTCTTTTGGAGGGCTTAGACACAGACCACGATACAGACTTACAGGACACGTGGGCAAAGTCTGAGTGGtctgagaagagaaagggaggagaagggacatctgggaaggggaggaagacgaaaacaCAGAATGAGAAACCTGGAAATGTGGAAAAAGGAAACCGTACGTGTGAAACCATCGACTTGACTACGGTTTcaacgcaagaggaggaggaaggaatgaagaaagaagaaaaaggaacatctgggaaagtgaaaaagacgaaaaatcaGACAGAGAAaccaggaaaaaggggaaaaggaaaccgTGCGTGCCAAACCATCGACTTGACTACGATCTCAGctcaggaggagaaagggatatcGGGGGAGAGAAAGGACCGAGCTGGTGAAAGAAAACGTATATACAACCCCAATACCATGACGGAGAGGGTGAAAATACCAGAatggaggcgaggggaaggagaaaaggaaggcgaACTGAGTGACATCTTCGAGTATCGCTTCCTGGGTGCCAAACTAGAGCCCACGATAGGATTCATAGGTTACCCAGAGCCGAAGAAGAAGGTGGATATGAGACCGATAAAGATTCCCTCACCCAccacgaggaagaggaagtggaaagagTGGTTGATGGAGTataagaaggagatggaaggaacgaaaggaacagGAGGTGGAAGAACTGAAGGAGTGgatgagatagaggaagaggaagaggaggaagtataa